DNA sequence from the Bradyrhizobium diazoefficiens genome:
CGACGGCGTCGCCGACGATGCGCGGATCATAGCCGACGCGCGCAGTGACGATGGCGGCGAAGATCGCAGCGAGCCAGCGCAGGAATGGGATCGGCCGCTGCATCGCAATCCAGGCGGTGCCGAGCGACATCAGCGCCAGCGCAATGGTGAGCCAACCCTTCTCCAGTGCGAAGGTGAGCGCCAGCGCCAGTGCGCCGAGCGTACCGGTCGCGAACAGTGCGGTCGAGATTGCAAGGCCCGGCCGCGCCTCGCGGCGAGCCAGTGTTTCCGTCGCAGCGCCAAAGGCGGCGGCGAGCAGCACCGCGAGGATCGCGAATGGGATCGAGCGGTCGAGATGGGCAATGCGGGCGTAGAGCGCGACCAGGAGCGCGAGCGGCGTCGCAACGCCCGCCGCCGACCACACCACGGCAATGATCGCCGAATTCGAGCGGCCCTGTGCGAAAAAGCCGGCGATGCCGAAGCCGGCGGCGAAGATCGCGGCCATCACCAGATGCAGCGTCACTGCATTGTCGGTTGCGACCGGCCCGACGCCGGGCATGGGTCCGCCCGGCAGCACCAGCATGTCGGGATTGGCGCGCACGGCCCATTCGGCGAATACGATGAACACGGTTGCAGCGGCCGCGCCCAGCGCGCCGGTTGCCGCCGGGGCGCGCCAAGCGACCAACAACGTTGCCGCGATAAGCAGTGTGAAGGCGATCAGCGCCAGATCGGCATGCGCGCTCGACAGCACGATCAGCATCGCGCCGAACAGGTAAGCGCCGAGCGAGCTTGACGAGACCGGCTCGATCTCACCGTCTTCGATCGTCGGGCCGAACATGAAGCCGCAGACGACGAGCAGCGCTGCGAGCACGAAGCCGGCGATGACATGAAAAGCGTGCGGCGCGACCTGCAGCTCGCCGGTATCGAGTCCCAGAAAGGTCCACAGCACGGCGAAGGTGATCGTCGTTACCGCCAGCCAGCGCCACAACCGGATGCGGGCGAGGCCAAAGCTCGCGGCGGTGACGATGGCGAGATAGACGTAGAGCGCCCAATAATCCGGCTTGCCACTGGAGACGAGCACCGGGGTCGCGAACGCGCCGACCACGCCGAGGCCCGCCAGCGCCGGCCCGTGCAGCAACGCCGCCGCGAGCGTGCCCATCGCGACGAGGCCGAGCAGCACGAAGGCCGTGGCAGGCACCAGGAATCCATAGAGCGCATAGGCCGCATACACGGTTGCAAACGCGACTGCCGTGCCGGCCGCGGTGAGGATGGCGGGGATGTTGGCGATCGGCAGCGCCTGGACCGCCAAGATACTCTCCCTGCGCCGCGTCCATTCGCCGGCGCCCAGCAGCGCCAGCGCGAACAGGCCGCCAAGGAACACGCGCACGCCAGGGCCGACGAGGCCGGCCTCGATCGAATAGCGCACCATGAAGAAGCCGCCGAGCGCGAGCGCAAGGCCACCGATCCATACCACCCAGCGCGTGCCGAGTCGCTCTTCGAAACCAGGCGCAGGCAGCGGAGGCGGCGCATCGGCTGAGGGGCTCGCTTCGAGCGGGGGCGGCGAAACGTCTTCGGTGACGAGCGGAGGCGCTGCGGCCTCAGCCTCAGGCGCAAGCGGCGGGGGCTCTGCTGCGGGCGTGCTCGCTTGCTCCGACACAGGCATCAGCGGCGGTGGCTGGACCTGTCGCTGCACCTGCAGCGCGGCCTCCAGCGAACTGAGCCGCCGGCGCAGCTCGGTCGCCTGGTTCGACGCCTTCAGCGCGATCAGGAACGCAGCGATCGCAAACATCACTGCAAAGACGTCGAACGGGGCGTCGAACATGGGGTCTCCTGGCAATCGGCGGGCAGGGGCCGACCGTAATCTTGGTCTAACGCCGGGAGCGTACGCGCAAGCCGGGCGCGGGCCGCTCCTGGAGCACGTCGCGCCGGAAGCGGTAGAGCGCCGCCGGCCGTCCACCCGTCTGTGTCGACATCACGCCGGTCGGTTCGACCAGCGCCTCGGTTTCGACCAGACGGCGAAAATTCTGCTTGTGGAGGTGACGGCCGGAGATGGCCTCGACTGTGTATTGCAATTCCGTAAGTGTGAACTCGGCGGGCAAAAGTTCAAACACGACAGGGCGATACTTCAGCTTTGCGCGCAGCCGGGCGATGGCTGTCGCAAGAATCCGACGGTGATCGAAACGCATCGATGTCCCGAGCGCGGGCAGCGTCTTGCGCGCAAGGGCTGCGGGCCGGCCGTCGCGCCGCGCCTCCTCGACGAGGCCGGCTTCGTACAGCAGCTCGTAGCGGTCGAGCACGCGCTCCTCGTCCCAGGAAGCGCCCTCAAGGCCGAAATAGAACCGCACGCGGTCCCTGCGCGGCAATGCGCGTGTGGTTTCCGGCGTCTCCTCCTCGGCCCATTTGGTCAGCGCCGGGATGATGTCGCGGGCGATGATCGCGGGCGGCGCCTCGCGCCAGTCTTCCCAGGGGAAGAAGCGATACCAGGGCTCGAAGCTCGCCGTCGTTGCAGCGCCCTCGGCGGCGCGCGTCAGCGCAAGATAGCCGATCGACACCATATGCGCGCCGGTGTCGCCGGCTTCCGCATGACGGCCGCGATCGCCAAAAGTGTAGAGTTGCTCGACATAGCCGAGCCGCAATCCCGCTTGCTGTTCGACCCAGGCGCGCAGGCCGATCTCGAAGGTGCGATGGCTCGGCGCATCGAACGGGCCGAACGGCAGCCCGGCGAGGCCGTCGCTGCCGCGTGCGGTCAGCACCAATGGCTCATGATCCTCGATCGCGACGATCGCGGCAGTCAGGCCGATCTCGATCGGCGTCAGCTGCTTGTCGCTCATGCGATTGAGGGCGCCGGTGTTGGCAGAAAGACTTGCCGGTTGATGGAGGTCACCTGGCCACGGGCTCGCTGTAACCTCTCCCGCTTGCGGGAGAGGTCGGCGTGTAACGCCGGGTGAGGGCTTTCTCCTCTAGGGGATTGTCCCGTTGCGGAGACACCCTCTCCCCATCCCTCTCCCGCAAGCGGGAGAGGGGGCGCAGTCCCGTCCCGGCTGCTATTCGACTCCCGCCTCATTCGAGCTCGATCACGAAGGGGCGGCCTTCGACCAGCATCTCGCCCGGGCCCATCTCGTCGAGAGCGTGCAGCATGCGGCCATTGCGCCCCAGCGCACGGTCGGCAAGGCTGACGATGCGCCGGTTCGGCGAGGCGATCGGGGACGCCGCGCGGATTTTCTTCGCGATCTCGACCTCGTCGCGCTGTGGATTGAGCGCGCAGACCGCAGCGAACGCGCTCGCCGTGGAGCGGCTGATACCGGCATAGCAATGCACCACCAGCGGCGCGCCCCGGTCCCAGCTGCGCACGAAATTCAGCACCTGGTCGACATGCGCTTCCGACGGCGCGACGAAACCGTCCATCTCCTCGGTGATGTCGTCCATCGACACCTTGAGATGATTGGCAGGGAGCACCGACACCGGCCGAGCTACCTGTTCGACATTGGCCATCACCGTCAGCACGTGGCTGGCGCCGGTGCGGCGGACGGTTTCGGGAAGGGCGGCGAGGGAACAGACGTGGATCATGGCGGACCTTTTTGTCGCTCATTATAGCGGGCGTCTGTAGTGTGGGCAAAGCATCCACATTGTCGTCCCGGCGAAGGCCGAGACCCATAACCACAGGGCCTCGTGATTGAGACGGTGGTAACTCCGAGTCTTCGCAAAACACTCTTTCGGGGTTATGGGTCCCGGCCTTCGCCGGGACGACGGCGGAGCGTGAGGCGCCATCGACCCAGAACGGTGCCTACGCAAACACCGCGCCGAACCGCTCCAGAAACTGCTTCTCGGCCCGCGCCGCGGTCCAGGGCGTCAGATAGTCGTGCCGGACGCTGTCGGAGAGGCACGGATCCTTGCCGAACAGGCGCCTGGCCTCAGCATCGCTGAACCCGGCGAGCTCGGTCGCCTCCAGGTAGGCCGCGCCGCGATCGGCGGCCTTGATGGCCTGCGTTATCTCCTCGGGCAACACCGGCGGCAGCCCGAAACGGATATGGATGGCGCCGAGCAGGCGCTTCTCCACCGCCTTGTAATGGCCGTCGAGCACCGCCTTGAACGGCGAAATCATGTCGCCGATCACATATTCGGGCGCATCGTGCAGCAGCGCTGCGAGCCGCATGCGCTGGTCGACGCGCGGCATCTCGTGACGCAGCACGGTCTCCACCAGCAGCGTGTGCTGCGCGACTGAGAAGATATGTGCGCCGGTGGTCTGTCCGTTCCAGCGTGCCACGCGCGCCAGCCCATGCGCGATGTCGGCGATCTCGATATCGAGCGGGGAGGGATCGAGCAGATCGAGCCGCCGGCCCGACAGCATGCGCTGCCAGGCGCGCATCTGCACGCTGCGCGACGTCGTCTTCTTCGCCGTCATTTGGCCTTAAGGCGCGGCTTGCGCTGCATCTTGCTGCAACTCGCGTGGCAGTGGCAGTCGACGAGATGGTCGTTGACCATGCCGGTCGCCTGCATGAAGGCATAGACGATGGTGGGGCCGACGAATTTGAAGCCGCGCGAGGACAGCTCTTTGGAGATTTGCACCGACAGCGGCGTGGAAGCGGGCACGCTCGCCGTGGTCTTGAATGTGTTGATTTTGGGCCGTCCGTCCATGAAGTCCCACAGCAGCTTCGAAAAGCCTGGCCCCTTCTCCATGATCTCCAGATAGGACTTCGCGCTCAGGATCGTGCCGTCGATCTTGGCGCGGTTGCGCACGATGCCGACATCGTTCATCAGCGCATGCACCTTTTTGTCGTTGTAGCGCGCGATCTTCTCCGGTTGGAAATCGTCGAACGCTTTGCGGAAATTGTCGCGCTTGCGCAGGATCGTGATCCAGGACAACCCGGCCTGAAAACCATCGAGGATCAGCTTTTCGTATAGCGCGCGGTCGTCATACTCCGGTACGCCCCATTCAGTGTCGTGATAGGCGACATAGAGCGGATCTTCGCCCGGCCAAGGGCAGCGGGTCTTTCCGTCAGGATGCAGGTGGGGAGCACGGCTCATGCGATGGGCTGTTTTGTCGGGATGCGGACGATTTCAGGTTCGGCGAGCCTCACAGCGAGGCCGCCGGCGGTGAGCGGCTGGCCGGCATCGAGCGCGTCGGCAACGCGGTCAATGCGCACCAGTGCGATGCCCTTGCCTTTCGCCGACGAGCCCATCGTGCCGACGGACTTGTCACCGGCCATAACGCTGACACCGGCCTCCGGCGAGGGGCCGTCGAGCAGCACCTTGACGCTGCGGGTGCGCGCGGTGCCGCGATGCTGCATGCGCGAGACGACCTCCTGGCCGACATAGCAGCCCTTGTCGAAATCGACGCCGGCGAGGCGGTCCATGTTGGTCTCATGCGGAAACGCATCGCCGTACATGAAGTCGAGCCCACCGCGCGGCACGCCGAGCGCAATGCGATGGGCCTCGTATTCGCCGGCATCGACGAGGTCGGCGCCGATCAGGTCGGACAGTTTCTGCTTGAGATCTTCGGGGATCAGGATGCGAGTGCCGAGCTCACCATTGCGCGGATCGGCGAAGGCGAGGTCCGGCTGACCGCCGAGCTGGCCGTCCCAGGCCGCGAGCACGCCGAGATTGTCGGAGAGGTTGTCCACCGTCACCTTGGCGCGCAGCTTGTAGAATTTCAGCTTGGTGGCGAGGCCATCGGCCAGCGGTTTCGGGCAGTCGATCAGGAACCCGCCGCCATGGCCGGCAGGAGCTTCCGTGATTAGGAAATCCACGATGATCTTGCCCTGCGGTGTCAGCAACGCGCCGAATCGCCCCAGGCCCGGTTTCAGCCTGTCGAGATCGGTCGTGATCAGGCCGTTGAGGAAGTTGCGTGCGTCATCGCCCGCGACCTTGACCACGCCCCGGTCGGGAAGAAACGCTGATTTCATGCGAAAATCTCTTGCGACATGTTGCTTCGGAACGTAAGCCCGCAAGGCATAAACGACAAGACCTCAAGCCCTGCGCTTGGGGATGACAGAGGTCTCCAGCCATGACCCAGCGTTTCGATGTGATCCTCAGGGGTGGCACCGTCGTCAACCAGGACGGCGAGGGTGTTCGCGATATCGGCATCACCAATGGTCGCATCGCCGAGCTGGGTCCACTGTCGCAGGATTCCGCCGCCGAGGTGATCGATTGCAAGGGCCTGCACATCCTGCCCGGCGTGATGGACACGCAGGTGCATTTCCGCGAGCCCGGGCTGGAGCAGAAGGAAGACCTCGAGACCGGTTCGCGCAGCGCCGTGATGGGCGGCGTGACTGCTGTGTTCGAGATGCCGAACACGTCGCCGCTCACCGTGACCGAGGCCACCTTCACCGACAAGGTGAAGCGCGCCCATCACCGCATGCATTGCGATTTCGCCTTCTTCATCGGCGGCACCCGCGAGAACGTGCAGGACCTGCCGGTGCTCGAACGTGCGCCCGGTTGCGCGGGTGTCAAGGTGTTCATCGGCTCATCGACCGGCGCACTGCTGGTCGAGGATGACGAAAGCCTGCGACGAATCTTCCAGGTGATCCGCCGCCGCGCGGCGTTCCACGCCGAGGACGAGTATCGCCTCAACGATCGCAAGTCGCTGCGCATCGAGGGCGATCCGCGCTCGCATCCGGTCTGGCGCGACGAGACCGCGGCGCTGATGGCGACGCAGCGTCTGGTTAAGCTCGCGCACGAGAGTGGCAAGCGCATCCACGTGCTGCACATCTCGACCAAGGAAGAGATTGAATATTTGCGCGACCACAAGGACGTCGCGTCCTGCGAGGCGACGCCGCATCACCTCACCCT
Encoded proteins:
- a CDS encoding DNA-3-methyladenine glycosylase I, which encodes MSRAPHLHPDGKTRCPWPGEDPLYVAYHDTEWGVPEYDDRALYEKLILDGFQAGLSWITILRKRDNFRKAFDDFQPEKIARYNDKKVHALMNDVGIVRNRAKIDGTILSAKSYLEIMEKGPGFSKLLWDFMDGRPKINTFKTTASVPASTPLSVQISKELSSRGFKFVGPTIVYAFMQATGMVNDHLVDCHCHASCSKMQRKPRLKAK
- a CDS encoding folate-binding protein YgfZ; translated protein: MKSAFLPDRGVVKVAGDDARNFLNGLITTDLDRLKPGLGRFGALLTPQGKIIVDFLITEAPAGHGGGFLIDCPKPLADGLATKLKFYKLRAKVTVDNLSDNLGVLAAWDGQLGGQPDLAFADPRNGELGTRILIPEDLKQKLSDLIGADLVDAGEYEAHRIALGVPRGGLDFMYGDAFPHETNMDRLAGVDFDKGCYVGQEVVSRMQHRGTARTRSVKVLLDGPSPEAGVSVMAGDKSVGTMGSSAKGKGIALVRIDRVADALDAGQPLTAGGLAVRLAEPEIVRIPTKQPIA
- a CDS encoding DUF2339 domain-containing protein → MFDAPFDVFAVMFAIAAFLIALKASNQATELRRRLSSLEAALQVQRQVQPPPLMPVSEQASTPAAEPPPLAPEAEAAAPPLVTEDVSPPPLEASPSADAPPPLPAPGFEERLGTRWVVWIGGLALALGGFFMVRYSIEAGLVGPGVRVFLGGLFALALLGAGEWTRRRESILAVQALPIANIPAILTAAGTAVAFATVYAAYALYGFLVPATAFVLLGLVAMGTLAAALLHGPALAGLGVVGAFATPVLVSSGKPDYWALYVYLAIVTAASFGLARIRLWRWLAVTTITFAVLWTFLGLDTGELQVAPHAFHVIAGFVLAALLVVCGFMFGPTIEDGEIEPVSSSSLGAYLFGAMLIVLSSAHADLALIAFTLLIAATLLVAWRAPAATGALGAAAATVFIVFAEWAVRANPDMLVLPGGPMPGVGPVATDNAVTLHLVMAAIFAAGFGIAGFFAQGRSNSAIIAVVWSAAGVATPLALLVALYARIAHLDRSIPFAILAVLLAAAFGAATETLARREARPGLAISTALFATGTLGALALALTFALEKGWLTIALALMSLGTAWIAMQRPIPFLRWLAAIFAAIVTARVGYDPRIVGDAVGTTPILNWLLWGYGLPAASFWAASIFLRRRGDDAPLRMVEGAAILFTALLAFMEIRHLATGGDMIAAPSLLEAGLQVCVALAMATGLERLRLRSRSIVHNVGAIVLTAIAGFISLFGLLFLENPLLWHIDVGDVVFNLLLLGYALPAVLMLLLAYAVVGERGKAYANTIAGAALVFALTYLTMETRRFYHGPFLTSGETTGAEQYSYSIGWLAFGVVLLGIGITVNSERARLASAAVIALTILKAFAIDMSTLTGVYRALSFMCLGIVLVAIGWLYQRILFRRQVTPPAAPQTGS
- a CDS encoding dihydroorotase, with amino-acid sequence MTQRFDVILRGGTVVNQDGEGVRDIGITNGRIAELGPLSQDSAAEVIDCKGLHILPGVMDTQVHFREPGLEQKEDLETGSRSAVMGGVTAVFEMPNTSPLTVTEATFTDKVKRAHHRMHCDFAFFIGGTRENVQDLPVLERAPGCAGVKVFIGSSTGALLVEDDESLRRIFQVIRRRAAFHAEDEYRLNDRKSLRIEGDPRSHPVWRDETAALMATQRLVKLAHESGKRIHVLHISTKEEIEYLRDHKDVASCEATPHHLTLVAPECYERLGTLAQMNPPVRGADHRAGIWRGIEQGIIDVLGSDHAPHTLEEKQKTYPASPSGMTGVQTLVPLMLEHVNAGRLSLARFVDLTSAGPARLYNIARKGRIAAGYDADFTVVDLKRSETITNKWVASKAGWTPYDGVRVTGWPVGTFIRGRRVMWQGELVTPSQGEPVRFLETLKQ
- a CDS encoding HD family hydrolase, with translation MTAKKTTSRSVQMRAWQRMLSGRRLDLLDPSPLDIEIADIAHGLARVARWNGQTTGAHIFSVAQHTLLVETVLRHEMPRVDQRMRLAALLHDAPEYVIGDMISPFKAVLDGHYKAVEKRLLGAIHIRFGLPPVLPEEITQAIKAADRGAAYLEATELAGFSDAEARRLFGKDPCLSDSVRHDYLTPWTAARAEKQFLERFGAVFA
- a CDS encoding protein-tyrosine phosphatase family protein — its product is MIHVCSLAALPETVRRTGASHVLTVMANVEQVARPVSVLPANHLKVSMDDITEEMDGFVAPSEAHVDQVLNFVRSWDRGAPLVVHCYAGISRSTASAFAAVCALNPQRDEVEIAKKIRAASPIASPNRRIVSLADRALGRNGRMLHALDEMGPGEMLVEGRPFVIELE
- a CDS encoding NAD regulator, encoding MSDKQLTPIEIGLTAAIVAIEDHEPLVLTARGSDGLAGLPFGPFDAPSHRTFEIGLRAWVEQQAGLRLGYVEQLYTFGDRGRHAEAGDTGAHMVSIGYLALTRAAEGAATTASFEPWYRFFPWEDWREAPPAIIARDIIPALTKWAEEETPETTRALPRRDRVRFYFGLEGASWDEERVLDRYELLYEAGLVEEARRDGRPAALARKTLPALGTSMRFDHRRILATAIARLRAKLKYRPVVFELLPAEFTLTELQYTVEAISGRHLHKQNFRRLVETEALVEPTGVMSTQTGGRPAALYRFRRDVLQERPAPGLRVRSRR